A portion of the Tachysurus vachellii isolate PV-2020 chromosome 14, HZAU_Pvac_v1, whole genome shotgun sequence genome contains these proteins:
- the slc39a7 gene encoding zinc transporter Slc39a7, whose protein sequence is MRALYVSVLLLVFGLVVLSCDHGHHHGHHHGHDHGHHHGHHHGHHHHGHDHGHDHGDVKMFHGASKWSAQANLPSEEEELHHVHDHGHDHEHDHGHDHEHDHGHDHEHDHGHDHEHDHGHDHAHDHGHDHAHDHGHDHAHDHGHDHEHDHGHDHDHGHAHAHDHGHGHAHDHGHDHGHAHDHGHHHGHAHDHGHAHGHTKERLKRGLPGEGRDSVELWMQAVGATLLISAAPFLILFLIPVQSNSDQHQNLLKILLSFASGGLLGDAFLHLIPHALVPHSHHGNEDHSDAAEESHGHSHGAAHDHMMSVGLWVLGGIMAFLVVEKFVRLLKGGHSHSHSHSHAVPKCKDSDGEGEKEGAKKKDEKKDKKVKKAKEESSDIKVSGYLNLAADFTHNFTDGLAIGASFLVGPTVGVVTTITILLHEVPHEIGDFAILVQSGCTKRKAMCLQLLTAIGALAGTACSLLAEGVGEAATAWILPFTAGGFVYIATVTVLPELLSGRSSVGQSVMEVVAMLFGVGMMVIIAEYE, encoded by the exons ATGAGGGccctgtatgtgtctgtgctgctgctggtgtTTGGTTTAGTAGTGCTGTCATGTGACCACGGACATCATCACGGACATCATCATGGGCATGACCACGGACATCACCATGGACATCACCACGGACACCATCACCACGGACATGATCATGGCCATGACCACGGTGACGTGAAGATGTTTCATGGTGCAAGCAAATGGAGTGCACAAGCAAATCTGCCCtctgaggaggaggagcttcACCATGTTCACGATCACGGACATGACCACGAGCACGATCACGGACATGACCACGAGCACGATCACGGACATGACCACGAGCACGATCACGGACATGACCACGAGCACGATCACGGACATGACCACGCCCACGATCACGGACATGACCACGCCCACGATCACGGACATGACCACGCCCATGATCACGGACATGACCACGAGCACGATCACGGACATGACCACGATCACGGACACGCCCACGCTCATGATCACGGACATGGCCACGCCCACGATCATGGACATGACCATGGACATGCCCACGACCATGGACACCACCATGGACATGCCCACGATCACGGACACGCCCACGGTCATACCAAAGAGCGCCTGAAGCGTGGGTTGCCGGGAGAGGGTCGGGACTCAGTGGAGTTGTGGATGCAG GCGGTGGGAGCGACGTTGCTGATCAGCGCAGCACccttcctcatcctcttcctcatcccGGTGCAGTCGAACTCGGATCAGCACCAGAACCTGCTGAAGATTCTGCTGAGCTTTGCCTCAGGGGGGCTGCTGGGTGACGCCTTCCTGCACCTCATACCTCATGCTCTGG TGCCTCACTCTCACCACGGAAACGAGGACCACTCAGACGCAGCAGAGGAGTCACATGGTCATTCTCATG gtgcgGCACATGATCACATGATGTCTGTGGGTCTCTGGGTTCTCGGAGGCATCATGGCGTTCCTGGTGGTGGAGAAGTTTGTGCGCCTGCTGAAGGGAggacactcgcactcacactcgcactcacacg CTGTTCCGAAATGCAAGGACAGTGAcggggagggagagaaggaaggagccAAAAAGAAAGACGAGAAAAAGGACAAGAAGGTGAAGAAAGCAAAAGAGGAGAGTTCGG ATATTAAAGTATCCGGTTATCTGAACCTGGCTGCTGATTTCACTCACAACTTCACCGACGGTCTGGCCATCGGCGCCTCTTTCCTGGTCGGTCCTACTGTCGGCGTGGTAACCACCATCACCATCCTCCTGCACGAGGTGCCACACGAGATCGGAGACTTTGCCATCCTCGTCCAATCAGGATGCACCAAGAGGAAG gctatGTGTCTCCAACTCCTCACTGCCATCGGCGCGTTAGCCGGCACCGCCTGCTCCCTATTGGCTGAGGGAGTGGGCGAGGCCGCCACCGCCTGGATCCTCCCCTTCACCGCCGGCGGCTTTGTTTACATCGCCACGGTGACGGTGCTACCGGAGCTGCTGAGTGGCCGATCGAGCGTGGGTCAGTCGGTGATGGAGGTCGTCGCCATGCTGTTCGGTGTGGGGATGATGGTGATCATCGCCGAGTacgagtga